A single region of the Oreochromis niloticus isolate F11D_XX linkage group LG19, O_niloticus_UMD_NMBU, whole genome shotgun sequence genome encodes:
- the mipol1 gene encoding mirror-image polydactyly gene 1 protein, with product MEVDLSASRGLSPRAKSCGDTADESGASGDPASPSLGRHLVTAVDSSASARPPSSDRDKNISLLLKELDALRQVNNKLQQQLVQKEKELHRREVEEELREEQREARDWERPAAVLEEVLAAQKDRDQALMSRLLLANEERDEALLRLHRLQQAAESECFHLDDGDQDVDELLRRISDADSVQEIEQFGSVLVQHLWLARQRRSDITAQEMKAVMEERDGSTAKWKCLEQEREQQASEELLKVQMERDGALEDRRRLEAEIQALRANHRSQDLAPPSQPSLRADSVSPEAPPLMDKLQQLMKEKQSVEAELQRCQEAEREATEQVRRLERLVEVLRKKVGTGSVRAVI from the exons ATGGAAGTGGACCTTTCGGCCAGCAGAGGTCTTTCTCCTCGGGCAAAGAGCTGCGGAGATACTGCAGATGAAAGTGGTGCATCCGGAGATCCTGCTAGCCCCTCCCTCGGCAGACACCTGGTGACCGCTGTGGACAG CTCTGCATCAGCCCGGCCTCCGAGCAGCGACCGAGACAAAAACATCTCGCTATTACTGAAGGAGCTCGACGCCCTGAGACAGGTCAACAacaag ctgcagcagcagctggttcagaaggagaaggagctGCATAggagggaggtggaggaggagcttAGGGAGGAACAGAGGGAGGCCCGAGACTGGGAGAGACCTGcag CGGTGTTGGAGGAGGTGCTGGCAGCTCAGAAGGACAGAGATCAGGCTCTGATGTCACGACTCCTGCTGGCCAATGAGGAGAGAGACGAGGCTTTGCTTCGTTTGCATCGACTGCAGCAGGCGGCTGA GTCAGAGTGCTTCCACCTGGACGATGGCGATCAG GATGTGGATGAGCTCCTGCGGCGCATCAGTGACGCCGACTCCGTCCAGGAAATCGAGCAGTTCGGCTCAGTTCTGGTCCAGCATCTTTGGTTGGCACGGCAACGGCGAAGTGACATCACAGCTCAGGAGATGAAGGCCGTGATGGAGGAGAGGGACGGCTCTACCGCCAAG TGGAAATGCCTGGAAcaagagagagagcagcaggCGAGcgag GAGCTGCTGAAGGTGCAGATGGAGAGGGACGGCGCTCTGGAGGACCGGCGGCGGCTGGAAGCGGAGATTCAGGCACTACGAGCCAATCACAG ATCTCAGGACTTAGCCCCACCCTCCCAGCCCTCTTTGCGAGCTGATAGCGTCTCTCCTGAGGCCCCACCCCTGATGGATAAGCTGCAGCAGCTGATGAAGGAGAAGCAGAGCGTGGAGGCGGAGCTTCAGCGCTGCcaggaggcagagagagaggccACCGAGCAAGTGCGCAG